CTTATCTGTATCCTTAACCGATGAAGAGGCTTTGCAACAGCATTTGTACGAGTTGAAACAGACGATGGGTCCGATTGGCGGGGTGATTCATTGTGCTGGTTTTAGCGATGATCAAAATCCTGCGTTTATTCGGAAATCGACGGATAGAATTCAGCAGGTATTACAACCGAAAGTGGCTGGGCTTAATACGCTATACAAAAGCTGCAAGGACGAGCCTTTACAGTTCTTCGTTCTCTTTTCATCTGTTTCGGCAATCATTCCGTCCTTGGCTTCGGGCCAGAGTGATTATGCGTTAGCCAATGCCTATATGGATTATTTTGCTTCCGCACATGCTGATTCTTGCCCGATCTTGAGCATTCAGTGGCCGAGTTGGAAGGAAACAGGAATCGGTGCAGTCACGACCAAAGCCTATCAACAATCAGGACTGGTACACATCACTGACGAGCAAGGACTGCGATTACTGGATCATATTCTTTTGAAAAAGATGGGTCCCGTTGTTTTCCCGGCAGCAATCAACCAAGAGCTGTGGGAACCCCAGCAATTGATGCGACACAAAAAGCAAGAAGCTTATGCTGCGAACCTGTCGTCTCATCGTCTAACAGCAGGCAAGCGGACGCAAAGCTTAGTGGATCTTGTGAAGACAGCACAAACAAAACTAATTGAGCTGTTTGCGAAGGAGTTGAAAATAGATCCTGCCAGATTGGAGATAGACAAAGAGTTTCCTGACTATGGGATCGATTCGGTGTTACTGGCTCAAGTCATGAATGAGATCAGTAAATGGTTGGGCAAGGACTTGGACCCGACGATTTTATATGAATATCCCACCATAGAAACACTTGCAGAATGGCTGACCAGCAATCACGGGGATTCCATCGCTGACGATCTGACGCAGACTTCTCCTGAAATGAACGACGATCCGAAGAGTCAGCCCATACGTAGTGAGACTGTGAAAAGCCAGATGGTGAGTAATCAGGCTACCCCATATAGGGAGGCAAATCCATCTGACATTGCGGTAGTGGGGCTCTCTTGCCGTTTTCCGGGTGCTCGTAACGTGGAAGAATATTGGGAGTTGTTAGCGGAGGGCCGTTCAGCCATTGGTGCTGTACCCAAGGAACGCTGGGGGTATGAAAATTCCTATCATGCAGGACTTCTGGACAACATTACTGCTTTTGATCCTTCATACTTCCTGATAGCAAAAGAAGATGCGAAGGCCATGGACCCGCAAGCCTTATTGGTATTGGAGGAAAGTCTTCATCTATGGCATCAGGCTGGATACACACCGAAGGACATCAAGGGAACATCGGTAGGCGTCTACATCGGGGCAAGAAGTAATCATCGCCCAAGTGAAGATCGTCTGCATCAAACACAAAACCCAATTATGACCGTGGGACAAAACTATTTGGCTACAAATATTTCCCAGTACTTCGATCTTAGAGGTCCCAGCATGGTCATCGATACCGCATGCTCTTCGGCGCTGGTCGGGATGAATATGGCGATTCATTCTCTTCGTATTGGAGAGATTGAGGCTGCTATCATCGGCGGGGTTAACGTGTTAAGTGGTGATGAAGCGCATCGGATGTTCCACCAAAGAGGAATTTTAAGCGAAGAGCCAGCCTTCCATATTTTTGACAGGCGTGCGGACGGACTCGTATTGGGAGAAGGCGTAGGAATGGTTTTATTGAAGACCGTGGAGCAAGCACTGGCTGATGGTGATGAAATACATGCCGTCATCAAGGGAGTAGCGGTCAACAATGATGGACGAACGGCAGGTCCTGCCACCCCGAATTTGCAAGCCCAAAAAGAGGTTATGCACTCGGCACTGGCTAAAGCTGGCATGAAGCCGGAACAAATCAGCTATATAGAAGCGAATGGCTCGGGTTCAGAGGTTACAGATTTACTTGAGCTCAAAGCCATTCAGTCTGTCTATCGCTCATCTCATACGGCCGCTTGCGGATTAGGATCGATCAAGCCAAACATCGGTCATCCATTATGTGCAGAAGGGATTGCTAGTTTGATAAAAGTCGTGCTGATGCTCAAAAACCAACAATTGGTTCCGTTCCTGTCAGGGCAAGAGCCGATGACCCATTTCCATATGGAGTCAACGCCTTTTTATTTTCAACGACAGCTTTCTGAATGGAACGATTCGCCCAGAATAGCAGCGATTAATTGTTTTGCAGATGGGGGAACCAATGCCAACGTCGTTTTACAATCCTGGGAGGAGGCAGTCTCACGTCCGAACAAACGACATTCGATTGCACCTCCGACGTTAAACCGATTTGACGTCTACCGTGAAGAGGCAGGTCGTTCAACAAAAACACGGACATATCTGAGCCAGAAGCCCAACCATACGACCAGTATTTGGAAGCGACAAATAGTGGAGGGATAAAAGTGCATGATCAGTTTCTCATAACGATCAACCATCCAATCCTCAAAAATCATAAAGCGCACGGTCAGGAACTGTTGCCCGGATTAGCCCATATTGATCTGTTGTATCAAATGTTTCGCGAAAATGGTCATGATTACAGCGAGCTTGAGCTGCGTAATCTAACGATCTATCATCCGATCATGGTGGGACAAGACTATGATGTCATGCTGAGCATTCAGTGCACGCAAGGCAAAGCAGGACAGTGGCAGATTCGGATGGAGGGTCAGACACAGCGCAACGGCATTTTAGACTCGGAGAAAAAGCTGTATGTCACTGCTGAAATGCATCATAGTGCCGCTATGCAGTTCGATGAAACGCTGGATCTTCTCATGATAGAGCAAGCGGCAAACAAAAAGGTCAATCTGCATGATGTGTATGAACAATGCCGCCGCCAGGAATTGGTGCATACAGGTTTTATGAAGGCAGAAGGAACGATTTACGAAACAGATTCAGCGGCGGTAATCGATATTTCACTCGGTAAACATGCCCTTCCCAGTGCGGAAGGGTTCATGTTTCACCCGACATTGATCGATGGGTCCGCGATCGGCTCGATGGTAATGTTCACCTCGGTAGTCCAAGAAGAACAGCGGCTATTTTTACCGCTTTTTTATGAATCTTTTCGGGCCTCCGCTCTTTTACAGCAACATTGCTTTGCCAGAGTACAAACGTCATCTATCCAGCGAAAAAATGAACTGATGTATATGACGATGGAGTTCTTTGATAGATCAGGTAGAAAAATAGCACATTTGCAAAATTTTGCGGGCAAGCTAGTTCGTGATCCTGGTCTGATCAATCCCAATAAAAAAGAAGTACCTCAGCTTCGAGAGGAGATTCAACCATCGAAGCAAACAGTATCTCTGTCGAAAGGATCTGTTCATGAGGCGAATGAATCGCAATCTGCCCTCGTGAGTAAAGCACAAACTTTTTTACAACAACTGCTGGCAGATCGATTACAAGTTCCAGCCGCATTGATTGATACGCAGATTGGTTACTATGAAATGGGGCTGAATTCACCGGGCTTATTGGAAGTGGTGAAGGCTGTCGAAGCGAAAGTAGGAACACCGCTGTCTCCTACTTTATTGTTTGAGTATACGAATATCGCTGAGTTGGCCGCCTATCTTGCCGAGAATCATGCTTCCGTATTCAGCGGGCTTGATTTGATGAAACAGGAAGGTAAACAAGAGTTGCCGCAACCTGCCAGGGTCGTAGATTCATCAGCAATCTCTGAGAGTCATGCAGCGAATGCCAATGAAGAAATTGCGATCATCGGGATGGCAGGGCGTTATCCAGAGGCCAGAAATCTCCAAGAATTCTGGATGAATTTAAAAGAGGGCAAAGACTGCATCAAAGAAGTCCCGAAATCTCGCTGGGATTGGCAGCAGTTTGGGGAACTCAAATCCCCTTCAGGAAAGCAGATGTCCAAATGGGGAGGGTTTATTGAAGACCCTGATTGCTTTGATTCTCCCTTTTTCCGAATATCGCCGCGGGAAGCAGAAACGATGGACCCCCAAGAGCGTTTGTTTTTGGAAACATGCTGGGAAGCGATGGAAGATGCGGGTTATACGCCGAAGACGATTGTTCCGGCTCGGGGGAGCAGTAACAGACGGCAGGTTGGTGTCTTTGTTGGCGTGATGCACAAGGATTATGCCCTCATCGGAGCAGAAGCGATGTCTCGGGGAGAAATGTTCCCGTTATCCTTGAACTATGCACCGATTGCCAATCGCGTTTCTTATTTCTGCAATTTTCATGGTCCAAGCATGGCGATTGACACCGTATGCTCATCCTCTCTGACGGCTGTTCATTTGGCGCTGGAGAGCATCAAGCGAGGAGAATGTGAGGTAGCATTGGCGGGTGGCGTCAATTTATCCTTACATCCTGGCAAATATTTGTCATATGGCATGATGGATATGCACGCTAGTGATGGCTATTGTCATACCTTTGGTAAGGATGGCGACGGGTATGTTTCTGGCGAAGGCGTCGGTACCGTCGTGTTAAAGCCATTGCGCAAAGCGATTGAGGATGGAGATCATATTTATGCCGTGGTAAAAGGAAGCAGTGTGAACCACGTCGGATCGGTGAGCGGGCCTTCCGTACCAAGCCCTGTTGCTCAAGCTGAGGTGATTACAGCATGCCTAGAAAAGAGCGGTGTGGACGCGAGAACGATTCGTTATGTAGAAGCACACGGGACCGGGACTTCTTTAGGCGATCCGATTGAAATTCAAGGATTGGTGAAAGCGTTTCGTCGATTTACAGAGGATCAGCAGTTTTGTTCCATTGGCTCGGTGAAATCAAATATCGGGCATGCAGAATCTGCCGCGGGTATCAGCGGTCTGCAAAAAGCTGTTCTTCAGCTCCACCATAAAACGCTCGTTGCTTCCTTACATGCCAAGGAAGTGAATCCGTTTATTGATTTTGCGCAATCTCCTTTTTATGTACAGCAACGGACAGAAGAATGGAAAACGGTGAGCATGGAAAACGGTCAAGAAGTCACCGTTCCGAGACGAGCGGGGGTAAGTTCGTTTGGAGCTTCGGGGTCCAATGCCCATGTTATTTTGGAAGAATACACCCCAGCCGAAACAAAGCCGAAAGCGCAAGCAATTGGCCATAAAAATCACCCAGTGATAATTCCGCTATCTGCCAAGAATAAGGAAAGATTGCAAGCCTATGCGCAAAAAGTAGCGGAGTTTCTAAAAGGGGCATCATCTGACAATCAGCTTCAAGAAATGCTGGAGAAGAAGCTACGCAAGATTTTATCCAGTATTATTCATGTGGGAGAGAACAGCATTGAGATCGAACAAGAGTGGCATGAATACGGAGTAGACCTCGTTCAAATCACACAGTTAAAGCAAAAACTGCAAGAGGAGCTGCATATTCAGCTAGATATCAAGGAGTTCGATCAAAGCAGCTCTATTGCTTCCGTCATCGCTTCTCTCATGGATAACCATCGAGAGGATATTGAGGGAGAAGTTCAGTCTTTTGCTGATTTAGAAACGCAACTCGATCTGGAAAATGTGGCGTATACCTTGCAAGTTGGACGAGAAGGGATGAAAGAACGAGTAGCCTTTGTCGTCAAGGATATACCTGAGCTGATGGGAAAATTGGAAGCTTATTCGAAAGGCGAGAATACGATCGATACTTGTTGGGAAGGGAGCTCGAAGCCTAACAACGATTCATTCGGATTATTAAGCGATAACCACGACTCTCAACAGCTTATCCAAAGCTGGGTTGCAGAAGGCAGCATCAGAAAAATAGCTGAATTATGGGTGACAGGCTATGAAATGGATTGGGAACAGCTTTATCTGAATAACAAACCTAGACGTGTTCCTTTGCCCACATACCCATTTGCGAAGAATCGTTATTGGATTCCGGAAAGCAAAAGTAAATCTGTAAGCGGCAAGACAGCAGCGCCATTCACATTCACGAGTGAAGCTGCGATTCATCCACTGTTGCAAAGGAATACTTCTGATTTTTCTGAACAGAGGTTTAGTTCCACCTTTACAGGTCAGGAGTTTTTCCTAACGGACCATGTCGTGAAGAAGCAGAGAATCTTGCCGGGAGTTGCCTATCTGGAAATGGCGAGAGCAGCAGCAGAGCAAGCAACGGCTGCCTTGACAGAAGAACCAGCCCAGATTCAACTCAAAAACGTGGTTTGGACACGGCCAATTGTCGTGGGGGACCAGCCTGCACAGATACATATCGGTCTTGTTCCCGAAGAGAATGGTGAGATTACTTTTGAAATCTATAGCGAGTTGGAGGCTATGGATACAGAACCCGTCTTACACAGTCAGGGCAGCGTCATGCTTCATTCTGTTGCTGAGAAACATGCCTTGAATCTGCCATCCTTACAAGCGGAGTGCGGTCACCGTGAGTTTTCATCTGAACAATGCTACAGCATTTTTCATTCAATAGGAATGGATTATGGGTCGGCACATCAAGGAATTGACTCGTTGTATGTAGGGGAGGGCAAAGTATTAGCCAAGCTGTCCTTGCCAGCCTCCATCTCCGAAATGGAGAATCCTTTTGTACTGCATCCAAGCCTAATGGATTCTGCCTTGCAGGCATCTATCGGGCTCATGATGGTTGCGGAGGATACCCCATCAGCGGATGGCCATTCGAATCGCAAGCCCTCCTTGCCTTTTGCCATGGAGGAGATCGACATTTACGACAAGTGCACGTCCTCGATGTGGGCGTATGTTCGCTACAGTGCCAACAGCAGCGCAGATGACAAGGTGCAGAAGCTGGATATTGATTTATGCGATGACCAAGGAACTGTTTGTGTACGAATAAAGGGATATTCCATGCGAGTGCTCGAGGATGGGAAGCAGGCAAACCATGTTTCTTCGAGCCTAGCTTCTTCCGTAATCTCACTGGAGCCTCCTGTGGGGAATCTCATGCTGTCCGCTGTGTGGGATGTGACTCCAGTTGAGAAAGGACAGCTTTTCCCTACTGCTGATGAGCAGGTAGTCATTGTGGGGGGAAATGAAGAGAATGCACGCTCCATTCAACAATACTTTCCTCGAGCAAAAGTGTCGTCCATTCAGGCTGAGAATACGATTGAGGAAATCGTACACCGACTGGAAGAGCTTGGTTCCATTGATCATCTGGTGTGGATCGCTCCTTTTGATGCGATAGATTCCTTGGCGGATCATCGATTAATCGCGGGGCAGGATCAGGGAGTGATTCTATGCTTCCGAACGATTAAAGCCTTGCTTTGCTTGGGATACGGAAGTAAGGAGTTGGGGTGGAGCGTCATCACGGTTCAATCCCAGCCCATTTGCCATACAGATGTTGTGAATCCTTGCCACGCCAGTATTCATGGATTAATTGGTTCGATGGCAAAGGAATATCCAAACTGGAAGATTCGACTTATGGATGTAGAGGCCGAATCTGAATGGCCATTAGATGATATGGTGAGACTGCCAAGAGATCGTCAGGGGCGTCCGTGGGTTTATCGTCAGGGTGAATGGTATCGCCAGCAGTTGCTTACCGTCGATCATCCCCCGATCGATCATACACGTATGAAGCAGGGTGGCATTTATTTGGTGATTGGCGGTGCTGGTGGCATCGGTGAAGCATGGACCGAATATATGATTCGTACCTATCAAGCCCAGATCATATGGATTGGTCGTCGTCAAAAAAATGAAGAGATTCAAGCGAAGATGGATAGGCTTGCCACTTTTGGACCAGCACCAGCCTATATAGCAGCGGATGCAACGCAGCAGAATGCTTTGCAAGAAGCTTATGAACAGATAAAGCAAACGTATACACGGATTGACGGAGTTGTTCATTCTGCCATGGTCCTGGTTGAGGAAAGCTTGGAAAACATGCAAGAGGAAGGTTTCCGAGCAGTGCTTTCGTCTAAGGTTGACGTGAGTGTGAACATCGCTTTGGTGTTTGAGAAGGAGCCTTTGGATTTCGTATTATTCTTCTCTTCGCTCATGGCAGTTACAAAAGCTCCGAAGCAAAGCAACTACGCGGCTGGATGTACCTTTAAGGATGCCTATGCTCATCAATTGACCCAAGCATGGCCATGTGCGGTGAAACTGATCAATTGGGGCTATTGGAGCAGTGGGCAAGTGGAAGAGTCTCATCAAGAGATGGTAGAGACCTATCGTCGTTTAGAGCAAATCGGCATTGGTCTTATTCAGCCTCCAGAAGCCATGCAAGCCATAGAGACACTTCTCGCAGGAGCTATGGATCAAGTTGCTTTAATGAAGACCACGAAGCCTATTGTCATTGAAGGGATGAAGGTAGAGGAATGGGTGGGTGTTCACTCTGCACTTTATCCATCCATGCTACAGCTGTCTGCCCATGAAAATGAAGGGCTTGCTGATGTTGTGGCTGCCTTTATCAAGGAGAGATTGAAGCAGGATCCATCAGCGCGAATGCGGATTCTCGAACTCGGGTCAGGTACAGAATCTACCAGTTCCTTGATTTCACAAAAATTACATGCCTATCAATCTTTTATGAGCTTCCAAGTTATTGATCCAGAAGCGGCATTAAGTGAACAAGGAATGAATGCTAGTGAATACGACCTGATTATCACAGCTGATAAACTGCACACAGCTCAACAAATTCGCCAAACCATGCGTAACTGCAAGAATCTCTTAAAAAGGAATGGTCTGCTTCTAGTAAAAGAGATGACCGATCAAAACGTACCTAAAGACCTCGCAGAAGGTCTTTCACTACCTCTGGAAGCTTGGCAGAAAGTATTGAGAGATGAGGGCTACCGAGTTGTCTCCTATCCACAGTTGATGATTGCTGAAAGTGACGGCGTGGTCCGCAAGTCCAAACAACAGCAGAAATCAATGGGGACCTCAGCTTCCACTCTACCCATTTCTTCACATGCAGACAGAGGAACGAGCACAGAGGAAATGCTTCGGGAGAAAAGCATCGCCTATTTCAAACAATTGGTCGGAGAAACACTGAAAATTCCATTTGACCAGATCGACTCTTCTGCCGCTCTGGAGGAGTATGGCATTGATTCGATTATGATTGTGCAGATGACGAATGTCTTACGGAAAAAATTGCATCAGATCAGCACGACCCTCTTTTTTGAATATCAAACGATTGATGCGCTGGTCGAGCATTTCATGACAACACA
This genomic stretch from Brevibacillus sp. DP1.3A harbors:
- a CDS encoding SDR family NAD(P)-dependent oxidoreductase, which codes for MHDQFLITINHPILKNHKAHGQELLPGLAHIDLLYQMFRENGHDYSELELRNLTIYHPIMVGQDYDVMLSIQCTQGKAGQWQIRMEGQTQRNGILDSEKKLYVTAEMHHSAAMQFDETLDLLMIEQAANKKVNLHDVYEQCRRQELVHTGFMKAEGTIYETDSAAVIDISLGKHALPSAEGFMFHPTLIDGSAIGSMVMFTSVVQEEQRLFLPLFYESFRASALLQQHCFARVQTSSIQRKNELMYMTMEFFDRSGRKIAHLQNFAGKLVRDPGLINPNKKEVPQLREEIQPSKQTVSLSKGSVHEANESQSALVSKAQTFLQQLLADRLQVPAALIDTQIGYYEMGLNSPGLLEVVKAVEAKVGTPLSPTLLFEYTNIAELAAYLAENHASVFSGLDLMKQEGKQELPQPARVVDSSAISESHAANANEEIAIIGMAGRYPEARNLQEFWMNLKEGKDCIKEVPKSRWDWQQFGELKSPSGKQMSKWGGFIEDPDCFDSPFFRISPREAETMDPQERLFLETCWEAMEDAGYTPKTIVPARGSSNRRQVGVFVGVMHKDYALIGAEAMSRGEMFPLSLNYAPIANRVSYFCNFHGPSMAIDTVCSSSLTAVHLALESIKRGECEVALAGGVNLSLHPGKYLSYGMMDMHASDGYCHTFGKDGDGYVSGEGVGTVVLKPLRKAIEDGDHIYAVVKGSSVNHVGSVSGPSVPSPVAQAEVITACLEKSGVDARTIRYVEAHGTGTSLGDPIEIQGLVKAFRRFTEDQQFCSIGSVKSNIGHAESAAGISGLQKAVLQLHHKTLVASLHAKEVNPFIDFAQSPFYVQQRTEEWKTVSMENGQEVTVPRRAGVSSFGASGSNAHVILEEYTPAETKPKAQAIGHKNHPVIIPLSAKNKERLQAYAQKVAEFLKGASSDNQLQEMLEKKLRKILSSIIHVGENSIEIEQEWHEYGVDLVQITQLKQKLQEELHIQLDIKEFDQSSSIASVIASLMDNHREDIEGEVQSFADLETQLDLENVAYTLQVGREGMKERVAFVVKDIPELMGKLEAYSKGENTIDTCWEGSSKPNNDSFGLLSDNHDSQQLIQSWVAEGSIRKIAELWVTGYEMDWEQLYLNNKPRRVPLPTYPFAKNRYWIPESKSKSVSGKTAAPFTFTSEAAIHPLLQRNTSDFSEQRFSSTFTGQEFFLTDHVVKKQRILPGVAYLEMARAAAEQATAALTEEPAQIQLKNVVWTRPIVVGDQPAQIHIGLVPEENGEITFEIYSELEAMDTEPVLHSQGSVMLHSVAEKHALNLPSLQAECGHREFSSEQCYSIFHSIGMDYGSAHQGIDSLYVGEGKVLAKLSLPASISEMENPFVLHPSLMDSALQASIGLMMVAEDTPSADGHSNRKPSLPFAMEEIDIYDKCTSSMWAYVRYSANSSADDKVQKLDIDLCDDQGTVCVRIKGYSMRVLEDGKQANHVSSSLASSVISLEPPVGNLMLSAVWDVTPVEKGQLFPTADEQVVIVGGNEENARSIQQYFPRAKVSSIQAENTIEEIVHRLEELGSIDHLVWIAPFDAIDSLADHRLIAGQDQGVILCFRTIKALLCLGYGSKELGWSVITVQSQPICHTDVVNPCHASIHGLIGSMAKEYPNWKIRLMDVEAESEWPLDDMVRLPRDRQGRPWVYRQGEWYRQQLLTVDHPPIDHTRMKQGGIYLVIGGAGGIGEAWTEYMIRTYQAQIIWIGRRQKNEEIQAKMDRLATFGPAPAYIAADATQQNALQEAYEQIKQTYTRIDGVVHSAMVLVEESLENMQEEGFRAVLSSKVDVSVNIALVFEKEPLDFVLFFSSLMAVTKAPKQSNYAAGCTFKDAYAHQLTQAWPCAVKLINWGYWSSGQVEESHQEMVETYRRLEQIGIGLIQPPEAMQAIETLLAGAMDQVALMKTTKPIVIEGMKVEEWVGVHSALYPSMLQLSAHENEGLADVVAAFIKERLKQDPSARMRILELGSGTESTSSLISQKLHAYQSFMSFQVIDPEAALSEQGMNASEYDLIITADKLHTAQQIRQTMRNCKNLLKRNGLLLVKEMTDQNVPKDLAEGLSLPLEAWQKVLRDEGYRVVSYPQLMIAESDGVVRKSKQQQKSMGTSASTLPISSHADRGTSTEEMLREKSIAYFKQLVGETLKIPFDQIDSSAALEEYGIDSIMIVQMTNVLRKKLHQISTTLFFEYQTIDALVEHFMTTQTDELLALVGIDDQRPVQKQITNAAASAKPTREQAGSTFRKAKSRRFLQVLDTKSEKPTAPSRQDVAIIGLSGRYPQAEDVWEFWTRLKEGKNCITEVPEDRWNWQEFFSEEKGKRGYMYTKWGGFIEDIDKFDPLFFQISPNEAEQMDPQERLFLQTAYASLEDAGYTPATLGESRKIGVFVGVMNGNYPAGTSYWSIANRLTYLFNFQGPSLAVDTACSSSLTAIHLALESLYSGTSECAIAGGVNLIVDPFHYIRLSGATMLSAGDSCKSFGDQADGFVDGEGVGAIVLKPLQKAIADGDHIYGVIKGSMLNSGGKTNGYTVPNPIAQSQVIHEALQRAGVDARAVSYIEAHGTGTALGDPIEIAGLTRAFGQYTKDKQFCSIGSAKSNIGHTESAAGIAGLTKILLQMKYGQIAPSLHAEVMNPNIDFSDTPFAVQQKLAEWKRPTIEINGVTKEYPRIAGLSSFGAGGANVHIVIEEYPEKDRQPQSSIQPQQPKMIVLSAKNEERLFVQVNQLLKVIKEESFTDAHLADIAFTLQVGRESLEERLAVIVRSVDELEEKLTHFAEGAEYIAELYRGRVKRNHDTVALFADEDMKQTVETWIAKGKYAKLMNLWVKGVSLDWNKLYSEDKPRRVSLPTYPFARERYWINVQKPIATGMPEAFSASGDILHPLLHKNTSDLYELRYSSSFTGQEPFLADHLGNGQCLFPLTAYLEMARAAVKQAAGDRAGTLSGIRMTQVATEEPLLVGDDLVQVHLGIYPEDTGELAYEIYSESKEDDTKSVVHSQGMVEFTSLVEAPTLNLTALQAESSEMLTARQCYEQLKERGMADQPNLQGIDHVYRTRGQVLVKLSLPSIVTETAGQFVLHPSLLESLLQSSRHLITEVTSSDSISSIQSDGTFTLEELEIFENHPVLMFALIRFSDDVQAENETATIDIDLCDEAGRIGVRMRGLSIGSEKRVATLRETQETVTSAPPLMGTTMLTPVWNAVSVEKGEVIPATSDQVVIVCAEEKDGSLLQRHYPQATVLPLQSDDSIEVISNKLEEQGVIDHIMWVAPDSSVESVKEESLMNDQERGVIQVFRLIKALLALGYQTRDLGWTIITVQALAIYKKDTVHPTHASIHGLIGSMAKEYPNWKVRLVDLGAHTDWPLRDIFALPADAHGNAWAYRGHAWYRQQLMPVQSPFISQTVYRQHGVYVVIGGAGGIGQAWSEYMIRTYQAQIIWIGRRKKDESIQNKINQLAALGPAPLYIDADATDRESLQSAYEEIKKQYAKINGVIHSAIVLLDRSLANMDETTFRAGLVPKVEVSVRMSQVFGEEPLDFVLFFSSINSFTKSPGQSNYASGCAFKDAFAHQLAEEWTCAVKVMNWGYWGSVGIVASKGYMERMEQIGIGSIEPSEGMEALEALLSGPMNQVALMKTTKPLDMEGINTSESVAVVSNKISSSMASIKNKLKVKEMPRAAYFASEMDTDRHSLFDDVQATIIQLASLILKVESEEIDSDIELKEYGFDPVKLTEFSTKINQKYKLELTPAVMMDYPTLKHITEFLVNTTLKSQSEREQDKPVLYV